CTGGAATTCCCGATCGCGAAAgaggaaattcttttcttttattttattttccccattAGATTATGCGGGCGCAGAGCGTGTGGGTCGTGACTGGTAAAAGACGCACACGGATATATAAGAAGCGGTGGTCGTACATGAAATGTTATCAGTTGCTTTCTTATCTTAACAGCTAACGTACCGATTGAAAAGGGGTTTCCAATTTGTCGACATGGATCTTCGATTGCTGACATTGCTCGCTTGCTGCGCATTTATGGCTGAACTGGGAGTCCAGGGAGTAGCAGGATCCGTCTACGTTAAAGGAGGCAGCCGTTATCCGTTCCCGCGTCCTCAATATTCAAACGCTGAGGCCACAAATGCCCAGACAAATCCCAGTAGCTCTAAtaagcatcagcagcagccattaTCACGCGCTTATTACATTGAAAGCAAC
The window above is part of the Daphnia pulex isolate KAP4 chromosome 3, ASM2113471v1 genome. Proteins encoded here:
- the LOC124189692 gene encoding uncharacterized protein LOC124189692; this encodes MDLRLLTLLACCAFMAELGVQGVAGSVYVKGGSRYPFPRPQYSNAEATNAQTNPSSSNKHQQQPLSRAYYIESNRRVQRQILNSKTTSIPSLTTHSAANGNSRKQPNTQAVFEDQRPIDFDLNVRPMAHFIPGLKSVKN